TAGCTGGATATCTTGTTGGCATTTTTCTAACTACAGCACATTTTAACTATAAGATTAATGAGCGAGATTTTTTGTTTTCGCAATTGTTAAAATATCATGATGCGTTTATTGTTTCAGTTTCAAATACTATAAAAGAAATGGAGCGTGAATATGGGCATAAAGTTGCGGTAAGTTACAGTAACAAGCTAAAGGAGAATTTTCAAAACGAGCATAAGAAAAGTATCAATGAATATGATGCTAAGAAAGCAGATGAAATTTTTGAGAATAATAAACGGATAAACAGTGTGTATACGCATACCTATCTTAGTAAAAACCAAAGTGTTTACAAAGACATAGTGAATTAGAAACAGTCATATAAGCAGTAAACGGTTTAGACACCGGGGGATTCCCCGGTTTTTGTTTTTATAGGGGGTATGCAAATGAGGAAAAAGATTATTGCACTGTCCTTGGTTCTTGTAATATCTACGGGTATCGGATTGGGGGTTAAGTATTATAAACAGAATGAGTCTGTTCTAACAAAAAGCGAATCTACAATTTGGACCACCAAAAAGCAAGAATCAGATAAAACGAAAAGTCAGGGTGACGTATTAGATGTTAAGCCAAATCAAATTACAGTAAAAACTTCAGGGAAAACAATTACCTATACTACAGATAAAAACACCATTATCCAAGAGGGAACAACTCTTCTTTGCAATCCCGATGGGAAAGGTAACAGAGAAGTAGACCTTACGGCCTGTTTAAAATCAGGAATGAATGTAAACATATCAGCCCAAGGAGACAAGGTTTATAATGGTAAAAGATGCTAAAAAGCGTTTGGGAGAGCTTGCTGACTTTGCGGCAGGATTCTATCTATGCGGAGGTGGTGCTGAAGCACTGCCCCTTAAAGAACTGCTTCCAGGTGCAGTAATCCATGATAATCCACAAACCGCCAATGCCAGAGCCTATTTACAATTGGCCATGAGTGAATAATTAAATTCAGTTAGGTGGAACTGACCACCTAACAGTAGTTGCGAGGAGTAACTTCAATACTTACAAGATTCCTGTAAGCATTGAAGTTACATATCTCAATAAAAACACTAAAATTAAGACGGCAACTACTATTTCGAAGAACTTAAAAATTATAAGCAAGGCAGGGTTATCTTTTAACAGTAAATGAATTATGGCAATAAAAAGACCAATCGTTCCGGTAATAATAACTGTCTGGATTTCACTTTCAATTGCTAAATTCACTAACCCTAATAAATCATTTTGGAGTTGGTAAAAAAATGAGTCAATATCCATTCGCTAAACAGCCCTTTCAACGTTTAATAAGTTTTACAGACAAATACATTACTCCTTTACTAATAGGAATAGGCACGGCAGTTCCAATGCTTGGAGTTATTTATCTTATAGGTATTTTTTATTGGATCGTACATTATTTTTCCAGTCAGTTGACAACCTTACCGCCATACTTTCTGGTTGGAGTAATATTTTCATTATTAGCCTCACTTATAGGTGCGGTTACCTTTACTTTAAAGACTTACAAATATATTAATAATAAGAATAAAACAAATAAGTTGATATATATTGTGGGAATGACTAGCTATTTTTTATATGCTTTTTTATTAATTGTCACATAAGTTAATAAAAATATCCATAGTTGACTTCTCCCCACGGCTAAAGCCGGGGGATTTACGGTACATTCTGGTAAAAGACCATTTTTTCAATCAAAAGAAAAAGATTGTATCAATAGATGGCCCTGTTATTGAAGTCCACTCCCAAGATAATAAAATCCAAGAATTTGTTGTAGAAACTGAGGGGGGATTTTTCGGGTTTTAGTAAAAAACAATCATGTTTTTGCAACACAAAAAATCAGTTAGTAAAAGAATAACTGGAGGTAAGAAAATATGGGGGGAAAAAAAGAGACCATTACAATGGGGTTGGTAATGCTAATAATATTTGTCATAATAATTTCCATATTTTACGCTATGGTGTCTTTTGCTCATGGTAGTCTTGAAAAGGAGCAGGCAAAGAAAGAAAACTTACGAGCAACGTATCAAAAGAGTGGAATGAAACAAGTAACCCTAGTAGATTCAGATTCAGGTAATCATGTGTTTGTGCATGAACCAGGTACAGTTGTTGATATTGTTTCAGAATACAAAATTACTCAAAAAAATAAAGATACAGTTAAAAAAGCAGGAATAACGGTATCTACAATAGATGGCAAAATTGCTGCTGCAGAAATTATTGGAAAAGGATATTTTTTGGAAGTCACTGACTACTTTTATGGCAAATCTGATGATTATAAACTAAATATTTTTACGGATAAAAAGACTTACCAGCAAATAATTGAGAGAGGACTTAGGGGAGAAAAGGTTTACTGTACAAAGCACGTAACACCTAGGGATTAACCTCGGTTTTTGTTTTTATAGGAATAAAATGGTAATAAAGTATTGACAAAAAAAGGGGTACAATATATAGTAAGGAAAAGGTAAGGAACTATACTAGATATGGGATGATAAAAATTGTCTAAACTAATACTTTCTACTATGACATCAAAAGGTCAGACAACGGTACCAAACAGTGTTAGAAAAATGATTGGACTAAAGGAAGGCGACAAAATACTATATACTCCACATGAAAATGGTTTTTTAATCACAAAATTAGAAGCAGGATACTCTACCTGCCCTTGTTGCCAGGGAACCGGGATAGTAAAGGAAAAGGGAAGTGATTAAGATGTTTATGAAAATAGATAATCTTAAAAAAGTATTAGAGGCTGAGAGACCTTTATACCCTGAGTTGATGGCAACAATAGCCCAAAAATTCCGTGAGGACTGGACGTATAATACCAACGCCATCGAGGGCAACACAATGACCTTACAGGAGACAGCTTTTTTTCTTCGTGAGGGTTTAACTGTTAAAGGTCGCACACTTAAAGAGCATTTAGAGATGATTAACCATGCCGAGGCCGTGGACTTTCTAAAAGATGCTATCAAACACAGAGATTTAACGGAGGGACTAATTAAAGAATTTCATGCCATGCTGTTCTCTGGCATCAAGACTTTAGCTGGGGGAGTACCAGTTATACCAGGAGCCTACAAAACAAAAGACAATCACGTTTTAACCGCCAGCGGAATAATTCACCATTACGCACCAGCAACTCAGGTTTCTGCTGAAATGGAAAACCTTATAAACTGGTACAATGACAGCAAACTAAAAATGCATCCGATTGAATTAGCTGCTCTCTTTCACCACCGATTTGTTGCCATTCATCCCTTCCCTGATGGAAACGGTAGAGTAAGCCGGTTGTGTATGAACTACATCTTAATGAAGAACGGTTATCCCCCGGCCATTATCCGCAAGGAGAACCGCTGGGACTATTACACTGCCCTGGAAGAAGCAGACAACAATAAGACCGAAGCATTTGTGCAGTTAGTAGCTGCTGAGGTTAAGCAAAGCCTTGAATTGATGATTACGGAGATAGAGAAAGTTAAACGGGTTAATTGATAATTTAACTTTCCATACAATGCTGCCGTACTCGCTACGGCGGAAGTTGACTAGGTTCACAGAATAGAAAGTAGGTGATTACATGAAAAAAATCTTCGTTACTGGCCTGTTGGCTGTATCAATGGCTTTAGTTATTGCCACTGGTGCGTTCTCTGCGCAGGGAGACCCTCTGACTAATGGTGTGCTTCGTTTTATGATTGGACAAAAGCACTATCTAGTTGATAAAAATACGACTGAAATGGATGCGGCACCATATATCAAAAGCGGACGTACCTTTGTTCCTGTTCGGTTCCTGGGAGACGGCCTAAGTGCGGCAACTGATTATACCACCGATGGAACGGTTACAGTTACTAAAGGAGATAAGCTAGTTACCCTGAAAATCGGTTCTGGCCAATTGAAAATAGGTAATGCTCAAAGCTGGATGGACGTAGCCCCCGAGATCAAAGAGGGACGGACTTACCTGCCTGCTAGATTCGTGGCCGAAGCCTTTGGCTATCATGTGGATTGGGATGCAGATACCGAAACAGTTAGGGTATTCCCCGATGGAGTGGTGTTGAAGCCAGAAATAGTTTATCAGTTAGAGAAATTCTTAGGTGCTGAAATGACGTACTACGTAGATAGCATGGATAGTAAATATAACCATTGGAAATATGGTTCTAAAAAAGATAACTTTGATGTAGGTTATGATAATGATGGTGATATTTATATCCGTGTCTTTGAACATGCAAAAGAAGAAGATATTCAAAAGTCCTTTGCTGTTATGCGGGGATTGTATCCGAACAACCCTGAGATAGTTCAAAAAATGCAGTCAATCTTAGGAAAGAAACGTCAGAAGAATGATTACGATGAAAAATGGAAAATTAAAGTGAACAATAGAAGCGTTCATGTAAATACATTTTGGAATGATAACACAGTTCTTTATAGTGTTATGGTTCTCAAAGATGATAAGTAAGGCACACAATCGTGTGTCTTTTGTTTTTTTAAGGGGGTATGAGAATGAAAAGAATCTTAACTATCTGCGGAATAGTGGTATTATTTATCGGTATTTTTGCTTATGCAAAGTGGCCTTTTGAGCAAGAAGTTGTTACTGAAAAAACAGACCAATCAGTGGCAGTTGAAAAGATCGAGAAGCAGCTTAACATTCAAATGACTAAGCCTGAAAAGGCTAATTTCTGGGACTATCAGTTAAAAGATAAGATAAGGATCACTTACGATGAACCAGAATCTATTGCAGAAGTTTCAATCTCTGTATTTAGTAACGCTACAACCGAAGATGTAAAAAACACCTGCAAGGTTTTGAAAGGATATTTTTCTCCAGAAGAACAGGAAGAAATTGCCGCAAAGATTCTTTCTATCTACCAGAAGAAGAAATCCAACCCTGAGTATGACGAACGCTGGGAACACAAATATGGTAATCGACGGGTAAATGCTAATGCATTTTGGAATGACCAAACTGCTCTCATGTCCGTATTGATTTTCAAGGAGGGGAAGTAAATGAAACGATTTATCACCCTTCTGTCCTTAGTTTTCTTTACATTCTTTATTGTCAACACTGCTTTTGCAGGGCTATTGGAAGATACCTTACAACAATTACATTACGAAAACCCCAGGGTAATTCACGGTAAGACGCTATACGCGCGATTAGCCGAGGGTACTGATCGACCCAGGGTAGTCTACGGTACACCCAATGATGTTAGTGGTGTCAACCCACCCCAGAGTTTAAAAAACGGTCAATATAGATATTTAGGCTATGCCTATGATGGCGAACCCTTTACAAACTCTAACTTCCCCAATGATGACTTGAAAACAAACTATGATCAAAGAAACTGGATTTCTGAACCGTGGAATAATGGACTATGTAATAATCAATGGAATGAAGACTTCTCCGAAGATGTTTGGAACTCTATCTTTGCAGCCCTACCACCTAGCTTACATGACAGAGACAAGGTCAAAATCCTCGTACCGCCAACCCCTACCACCATGGGTTCCGTCCGAGCCTGGCACCAAAGGCCGGATGGCATTTGGTATGAGACATTTAACAGCATTCAGTATTTAGGCCCTGCAAGCCTTGAAGTGGTTCCTGATGAAGCCACCGTCAAAGTTGGCGGCACCCATCAATACCACGCAATCTTGCACTATAGCGACCCAAACATGAAACCACAAGACGTTACCAATACCGCAGAATGGTCTACCAACGTGCCTGAAATTTCCAAGGTTAATAAAGGGCTTGCCACTGGCCTAGCCAAAGGCACAGCAACAATTACGGCCAAACACTCGGGCCTAACGGATAGGGCACTGTTTAGAGTTATTAACGACAGTGAGCCAGAACCCCCAAGTCCAGAGAAACCAGAACCTCCTAAGCAGGGGGAAGAAGGAAACCTCTATGTTCTTTCAATCGAACTCCTGGATGCCAATGGCTCGCCATTCTATGGCACCCTGACTGCTGGTCAAAACTATAAAGTGAAAGCAACATATAAGTCCAAGTTTGACATATCTGGCTGGGCAAGGCTTGGAATGTTCTATAAAACGTCCTCTGATGTAAGAAAAGTCGGTGATTATGTACATGTACAAATGTCACCCGGCGATACTACTGAAAAAACATGGGAATTTAATGCTGCACCAGGGAATGGATCACTTATAGCAACGATCCAACTGGACTGGCGGAGTGGAGAAGCCTTTAACCCCTTGCAATTTGAGGGCAAAACAGAAACAACCTACGACGACAATAAAATGTCTCTAAGCCTAGGAGGATCTGATAGCCCAACAGGTCCACCATCAACCCGAGTTTATGAGAGAACTGGCTATTATCACCCCGTCAGAACAGTAGCTGTACCGGTCTACCGCAAAGAATATGAAACAATCATAGAGTATGTAAAAGTCCCCTTTGTACCGGCTAAATATAAAGTTAAAACAATTCTTATCCCCCATAAAGATGATGAATAATTCTTAGACCTGCACCCGCAGGTCTTTATTTTTTAGGGAGGTGGTAATTTGAAAAAAGTAATGTTTCTGCTGGTGGTGGTATTATTATTGTTTGCCACACCAGTTTTTGGGCAAACAAAAGATTGGCAGGACTTGGGAAATGGTATAAGCGTTTATGGCTATCGGAAAAATTATGGAGACAAAGATTTACTGATTGAGTGTGATAGTGGTACAGGAAAGGAAACTGGCAATGCTTTTTGGGCTCAAAAGAGAGTGAAAGAAAAAGATGTATTTGACCACTGGAATTACATCAAAAAAGAAGATTTCTCTATTGTATCGGAAGTTCAGCCAGTGAAAGTAAAAAGAATCTTTGCGCCAAATATACCAACCAATGAATTTGATTCCGTAACAAATCCTACAACTGGGGAAAAAGTTGTAGCATCATCTGGAATGGTATCGTGGCCTGGAGATAACTTTGCTCGCATTGTTCCAGGAACAAATCCTGCTTATTGGTTAATTGTTGCCGAAGTAAAAAACCCCAACCCATTTCCGGTTAAGGCAGAGGTTAGAGTTGCTGTTCAGAGTATGGAAGTAAAAGAAGAAATCAAGTTTCAAAGCCAGGAGACTAGATACGTTAAAGTAAACGATCAACCCCAAGAAAAAATACTTTCACAAAGGGCATCTAATGACCAAAATGGTTGGTCATTGGCCTCGTGGAGTACAAAGATTACTGAAAATATGGACATTCAGTTACCGAAATATTTGGGAACGGGGAAAAGAGCATGGATTGATTGGGGTGATCTAATAGGACAAACACTAGATTTAGAACTTTATAAACCCGATGTATTAGATCAGAACTCTGCATATTCAATTAAGGTCTACAACCGAAAAGGTGATCCTTGGTCATTTGATGGTTCTATTAGATATACCGAAGATGGGTGGATTGTAGCTGGTAAGGCGTTCCCTGAGAATAAACAAGAATATGTTTTAACTTTCATGAAAGATTGGATAAAAAGAAATGCTTTAGAACTACCCGTTATAAGATCATATAGTGAAGAACAGGAAATTGATGGAATAACCATCGAACGGTGTAAACCATCCAATGCTGCGCTGGCGGATATCGCAAGTTCCCTAAACAATATAGTTGGCCCCATAATTCAAGGTTATGATAGCAGAAAACGATCCCTTGCTGAGTATGAACAAAACTTTAATGATCTACCAGTATTTAAGGTTGACGATCCAAAATTAGCAGGGTGGGCCGGGGATAAGCTGCCGGTTGTTACGCAAAGACCTATTTTTATCTCACAGTATGAATTTGTGCCACAAGAAAGTCCCAACGTGGGGCTATTAAAGAAAACCTTACAACCGGGATTGTTCATCCAGGCGGATAATGAATCCAGGCCAAAATTAGAAACTAAGATTTTACTGAATAACTTTATAAAAGAAGTTACTGACAGTAAGACAAAGTACACTTTTTATGTTGATGTTAGTATTACAGGCATAAATAACAATAACTTTGACGTAATTTTTAAAACCAATAATGGTGGCAATGTAAGAGTCTATCTTCCCCAGTTGCAGTACCTTAAAAACTATGTTCAAACCCTAAATAGTATAGGGGAAGAAACGCGATACGAAAAAATAAACCGTAAGAATATCAAGATAACCAAAAAATGGTATAAAGACCCAATAACCACACCTGACTTCAATTTTGTAACACTTGATAATTCAATCAGACTAGATAAAAACTCTTCAAAGCAATTGTTTAAAGGAATTAAAGAGATATGCTTTGAAATAGACACAACCCCAGAGCAAAGTGTAGAAGCTAAATTTAGTAATTTTTTTGGCGGTCAAAACGAGGCAATTTTTTTTAGCAATGGTAGCCGATATATAATGGAAATTCCTTACCAAGATAGTTTTGTTGGATTAGCACTGTTCAATATGAAGTATAGAAGTTATAGCCTTGGTAAACAACAACATGACAGCTACTACAGCATTGGTATGTTTGGATGCTCTGCAGGTATTCAAAGTATGTCCAACCTGCATGAAGGCTTATTTCTGTTTCCTAAAGATGAATTTTATTACTTAGTTACTCAAAACCGCCAAAATACATTAACTTTTCCTGGTAATTCAAAGGAGAATTTGTATAACATTGCAACCCCTAATAATAATCCATCCGAAAATCCTAGTCTCTCACTAGCAGATATCTGGATGGAATACCGGGCTTATCGACCCTATGCAGTAGATTGGGAATATACTTGGGAAGAGTCTGAATAATTTAGACGAGGTGATACAATTGAAAAAATACGTATCAGTATTAATAATTGCAATAGCTTATTTGCTAAATAATATTAATATTGCTTCTGCAGATATTATAACTTCAACAGTGTCATTAAAACGCACTGGCGTTAGTGCTGGGGATACTGCTGTGAGTTCATACTCTAGGGGGATGGTAGCTTACATTGAACATGCTCAAGCAGCTTATTTTTTGTATATACTAAACCATAAACCATATGCAATAGATAATCACCCTTTACATTTTTCTGTTGCTGACAATAACTATATAAATGGGACAATGACATTAGAAGTAAGAAGAAACGATATAAACGGTCCACTTGAGTATGTTGAAACTAAAAGTTTTACCGGTGATAAATATTACGAGTACCTTTATTTTGATATACCAATATTAAACCCCTTTTTAGCATCAGGGGAACGTCTATATTATGTAATAAACAACCAAACCAATTGTAGATTAAGATATTATTTCTACCCCAGCAATGATTGGAAAGTATCGATTCAACTATATGATCAAATTAACGCTGATATTTTAAGAGAGGCATCAGCTGCAAAGAACAATGCTGACCTTGCCCGACAATATGCAAGTTGGGCAAATGGCAATGCAGAGACAGCAAAAAACAACATCCTATGGGGCACTGATATCGGTGGTAAATCCCTGGGGGCAACATTTGACCAGGCCGCATCAGCTAATAACTACGGCTACTGGTCGTCTGGATACCTTGATGGCTCTAAAAATGGCGGGAAATCTCTTGCATCAACATACGACCAAGCGAACTCTGCCAGTATTAATGCTTCTGGTGCTAAGACCTCGGCGGATTCCGCCAAAGCAAGTGCGGATTTAGCAAATACCCAAGCTACCACTGCAGCCAGTCGGGTATGGGACACTACCGAAAATAAATCCGCCGTCACAATTGCTAAGGAATCCCGAGATAAGGCTAATACAGCAGTAACTCAAACCTTCTACAACGGCAAATCAGCTGCAGAATGGGCCGCCATTGCTGCTACCAGTGGTGGGGACTATATTGCCCCAAATTTAGAGTGCTCTTGGCAGGGTGGGGCTACCATAACAAATGCATCCCGGCAAGCCACCCTGGTGGTTTCAGTTTCAGATAATGTCTCTGCCCCGGCTAATATCGCCCGGGCCTACTCCTTAGACGGAACAACCTATACTAATTTTACTGGCAACACGGTTACGATCACTTTTCCAACTAGTCCGAAGTACAGGACAGTATATGTAAGGGCCACTGATGAGACCGGTAAACAAACGGTAAAAACCCTAAATATATTCGTCCAATAACTAACCAGCACTGCCAAATGGCAGTGCTTTCTTTTTTAAAGGGAGGTGATGAAATTGAACAGAAAAAGAATAATTAATGTGCTTTTATTTTTAGTTAATATTATTCTTATACTAACAATCATTATTATTCAGTTCAAAGATATAAACTTACTAAAGGGAAAAACAAAATTTGCTTATTACACTGTTCAGTTATTTATCAAAAATTCACAGTAATAGTGTAAGTTTCAATAATCGCAGCAATTGTTAATAATGCTTCAGAAACTATAAATACTAAGGCAACTTCCTTTTTAGAATAAATATTATCCGTCGAATTTTGGTTACGTAGAATATTTGATGAAATTATAATTTTTGACAGTAAATATCCTTCTGGAATTGAATAGGATAACATTTCTGGAAGGCCATGAATCTTATTTATTTTAATCCAAGAGTTAAAAAAGCTAAATCCATTTTTATACAAAAATGCAATTATTGTTCCGCTTCTAATTAAGTTTATAATGTCAATAAAAACAAGACTAAGCAAAGGTATAAGTGCAAGTAAATTAAAAATCTGATTCTTTCTTTTTGTGGATTGGTTTAAATACCATAAGCCAAATAAACAAAGTAAAAAATAGCAAATTAATATTAATGTATTCCAAAACCAAATATTCAATCCTAGAGAAAACCCTGTCATATTGTTCTGCTGTTGATAAATTGATAAGTAGTTATGTATGTGTTGATCTATGAAGGTTGATTTATAAAAATAACCCCAAATAATTTCAAAAAGAGTTTGAAATAAAAAGAAGAAAAGAACACATGCTATTAATCTATTTTTATTCATATTTCATCCCCTTATCAGTAGTTATGTAGGGGCTTTCAGCCCATTATTTTTGACAATTATTATATCAAAACATTCTTTTCTTTGTATTCTATTAGATATTAAATCCAGTCTAATTGCTGACCAAAATAATCTTACAAAACGGTAATCATCACTGCCAAATGGCAGTGCTTTCTTTTTTAAAGAAGACTTTTAAAGCAACTGGAGGTGAATTTTATTAATACTGCTGTACTGAAGAAGATACCACTAAAAACCATATTCATTGTCCTGGTCGGTATAGGGGTAACTGCAGGTTCCGTAGGGCAGTTGCAAACCTGGGTGGACACCCATCAGGAAAAGGTGAAAGTCCCGGTGGTCAAGCAAAAGGTAACGCAATACTCCATGATAGGCCCGGGCATGATCGAAATGCAGGATAAGCTAAAACTGGCTGCGGATCCCTATGCAGTAAAAACACTTCAGGAAATTGAGGGAAAAGTGGCTGTAACTGACCTTATTCCAGGGGAACAGATTCGCCCTGACAAACTGGCCAATACGGATATACTTTTACAACCAGGGGAAGCATTTGTAACAGTCCGAATTGAAAAACCGGAACAGGCTTTAGCAGGACAAATAAGAGCAAACTCCATTGTAAATGTAATGTGGACCGCAGGACCCAACAGTCCTTCGTCCGTATTAGCTGAAAAGGCTCGGGTAATGTCCTTGATGGATGAAGGACTAAAGCCGGTACATACAGCCAGCGTATTTCAAGGTGTAGTTACCAATGCCACCGGACAGGCCCCTATCCCCAAGTACGTTATGCTCAAAGTTAAAGAAAGGGAGAGCTATGAATTTACCCGACCCCTGACCGGCGGTTTTATCTTACTGTCTGAAGTCTCTAAAGGAGTACAAACGCCCGTTCCGCCTGCCCAAAACGGAGAAGCTACTCCAACAACCCAACAAGGGAACCAACCGCCGGACAGCCAGAATAATACTCCTGGGGCAACCCCGAATATGAGCGATCAGCCCCAACCACAACCGTAAAGAGGTGAATATTAATTGTTGAAAGCGATAAAAGGTAAGTTTCAAAAAGTAAATTATGAGGTGCAGCAACACCAGACAGAACAACTCGATCCAAAGGTTAAAACGGAGCAAATTATATCCAAATTACACTCCATTAAGGATGGCTACATCGTAGAGCAGATAGGTGAAAAATCCTTTGAGCAAACAAAAGATATTGTGTTAAACCTGCTTTCAGAAACAACCATACTCACACAAAATGATATCGAACATATTAACGAACTGGAAAAGAAGTCAATGGTCGCCTGTGCCCATTCTGCCCTTCAACTGAAGAAAATTATCTTTGGTTTAATGCAAAGATTTGGCATAACCGTAAGAGATATGACTATTCAAGAGGTAGTTGATCAGATATTTAACGAAAAATGGGGCCTTGGTTCTGTACAGGAACTATATTCTGATCCGGAAGTTGACGAGGTTGAGATCATTGGTCCAGACAATGTTTTCAGTATAAGAAAGGGTAAATATTGTAAAGAAGCTATCAAACTAAAGCCTGAAGAACTTGATGCTATGGTCATAAAACTTCTGCGGGAATCTGCAGATCTTACCACAAGAAGGCCATTTATACGAACTGCCAGGAAAGATAAAACCAGGGTTTTTATTACCGGCGATCCATTGACCAAACAGATCACCATAACATTAAGAAAAAAGGATACCTTTCTTTATACCAAAGAAAGGCTTGAATCCAATGGCACCATGGATGCTAAAACATACGATCTAATGGCCCTGATTTTTAAATGGCTACTTAATGTACTCATTTCTGGGCCGGTGAACTCTGGTAAAACCACACAGCTTGTTCACTTCTTTCAATACCGGGAACCAGAACTCAGAACCGTTGTTTTGGAACCAAAACTAGAAATGATGCTTTTTGAGACATACCCAGGACGCAATATTATTCAATTGGAAGAACAGCCCCAGCTAGGTATTAACCTAAAAACCATGTTCAATGATGTAACACTTCAAATATCTCCTGTAAGTGTAATTATCGGTGAGATATTGGGTGGCAATGAAATCAGGGAAGCCGTTAAGGGCGGTGTTAGAGGTCAAAAGGGCAACTTATCCACTTTCCACTCAAAGAAGATTATCGATGCCCTGTACAATATGGCCTTGATCTACATTGAAGAGACTGACTCTAAATCAATCACCATGGACGTAGCCATGCGCCGGGTGGTACAGGCCTATGATGTTATCATCCAGTTAGATACCATGCCACGAACTGGTCAGAAGAAGATTGTTCATATTGCCGCCCCATAC
This genomic interval from Desulforamulus reducens MI-1 contains the following:
- a CDS encoding type II toxin-antitoxin system PrlF family antitoxin, with amino-acid sequence MSKLILSTMTSKGQTTVPNSVRKMIGLKEGDKILYTPHENGFLITKLEAGYSTCPCCQGTGIVKEKGSD
- a CDS encoding Fic family protein, translated to MFMKIDNLKKVLEAERPLYPELMATIAQKFREDWTYNTNAIEGNTMTLQETAFFLREGLTVKGRTLKEHLEMINHAEAVDFLKDAIKHRDLTEGLIKEFHAMLFSGIKTLAGGVPVIPGAYKTKDNHVLTASGIIHHYAPATQVSAEMENLINWYNDSKLKMHPIELAALFHHRFVAIHPFPDGNGRVSRLCMNYILMKNGYPPAIIRKENRWDYYTALEEADNNKTEAFVQLVAAEVKQSLELMITEIEKVKRVN
- a CDS encoding copper amine oxidase N-terminal domain-containing protein yields the protein MKKIFVTGLLAVSMALVIATGAFSAQGDPLTNGVLRFMIGQKHYLVDKNTTEMDAAPYIKSGRTFVPVRFLGDGLSAATDYTTDGTVTVTKGDKLVTLKIGSGQLKIGNAQSWMDVAPEIKEGRTYLPARFVAEAFGYHVDWDADTETVRVFPDGVVLKPEIVYQLEKFLGAEMTYYVDSMDSKYNHWKYGSKKDNFDVGYDNDGDIYIRVFEHAKEEDIQKSFAVMRGLYPNNPEIVQKMQSILGKKRQKNDYDEKWKIKVNNRSVHVNTFWNDNTVLYSVMVLKDDK
- a CDS encoding Athe_2463 domain-containing protein, which codes for MKRFITLLSLVFFTFFIVNTAFAGLLEDTLQQLHYENPRVIHGKTLYARLAEGTDRPRVVYGTPNDVSGVNPPQSLKNGQYRYLGYAYDGEPFTNSNFPNDDLKTNYDQRNWISEPWNNGLCNNQWNEDFSEDVWNSIFAALPPSLHDRDKVKILVPPTPTTMGSVRAWHQRPDGIWYETFNSIQYLGPASLEVVPDEATVKVGGTHQYHAILHYSDPNMKPQDVTNTAEWSTNVPEISKVNKGLATGLAKGTATITAKHSGLTDRALFRVINDSEPEPPSPEKPEPPKQGEEGNLYVLSIELLDANGSPFYGTLTAGQNYKVKATYKSKFDISGWARLGMFYKTSSDVRKVGDYVHVQMSPGDTTEKTWEFNAAPGNGSLIATIQLDWRSGEAFNPLQFEGKTETTYDDNKMSLSLGGSDSPTGPPSTRVYERTGYYHPVRTVAVPVYRKEYETIIEYVKVPFVPAKYKVKTILIPHKDDE
- a CDS encoding stage II sporulation protein M; translation: MNKNRLIACVLFFFLFQTLFEIIWGYFYKSTFIDQHIHNYLSIYQQQNNMTGFSLGLNIWFWNTLILICYFLLCLFGLWYLNQSTKRKNQIFNLLALIPLLSLVFIDIINLIRSGTIIAFLYKNGFSFFNSWIKINKIHGLPEMLSYSIPEGYLLSKIIISSNILRNQNSTDNIYSKKEVALVFIVSEALLTIAAIIETYTITVNF
- a CDS encoding SAF domain-containing protein, producing the protein MNFINTAVLKKIPLKTIFIVLVGIGVTAGSVGQLQTWVDTHQEKVKVPVVKQKVTQYSMIGPGMIEMQDKLKLAADPYAVKTLQEIEGKVAVTDLIPGEQIRPDKLANTDILLQPGEAFVTVRIEKPEQALAGQIRANSIVNVMWTAGPNSPSSVLAEKARVMSLMDEGLKPVHTASVFQGVVTNATGQAPIPKYVMLKVKERESYEFTRPLTGGFILLSEVSKGVQTPVPPAQNGEATPTTQQGNQPPDSQNNTPGATPNMSDQPQPQP
- a CDS encoding ATPase, T2SS/T4P/T4SS family encodes the protein MLKAIKGKFQKVNYEVQQHQTEQLDPKVKTEQIISKLHSIKDGYIVEQIGEKSFEQTKDIVLNLLSETTILTQNDIEHINELEKKSMVACAHSALQLKKIIFGLMQRFGITVRDMTIQEVVDQIFNEKWGLGSVQELYSDPEVDEVEIIGPDNVFSIRKGKYCKEAIKLKPEELDAMVIKLLRESADLTTRRPFIRTARKDKTRVFITGDPLTKQITITLRKKDTFLYTKERLESNGTMDAKTYDLMALIFKWLLNVLISGPVNSGKTTQLVHFFQYREPELRTVVLEPKLEMMLFETYPGRNIIQLEEQPQLGINLKTMFNDVTLQISPVSVIIGEILGGNEIREAVKGGVRGQKGNLSTFHSKKIIDALYNMALIYIEETDSKSITMDVAMRRVVQAYDVIIQLDTMPRTGQKKIVHIAAPYLEDGEIKLHDIVTWHPESEDDYFIGSWQHHSLPKWIVEEMFRNGLSKAKLREAGYSW